A single region of the Streptomyces sp. NBC_01262 genome encodes:
- a CDS encoding SDR family NAD(P)-dependent oxidoreductase translates to MGKLDGRVVLITGAARGQGEQEARLFAAEGARLVLADVLDEQGRAVADETGGRYVHLDVSREEDWAAAVALATDTYGRLDGLVNNAGILRFNELASTPLEEFLQVVQVNQVGAFLGMRSAIPALEAAGGGTIVNTASYVALTGMAGVTSYAASKAAILGMTRVAAMELAGKGIRVNAMCPGAIDTPMSNPGEGVTSEALDALYGKLVPLARIGRPEEVARLALFLTSEDSSYITGQPFVIDGGWLAGVSLF, encoded by the coding sequence AGCAGGAGGCGCGGCTCTTCGCGGCGGAGGGCGCGCGGCTCGTCCTCGCGGATGTGCTGGACGAGCAGGGCCGTGCCGTGGCCGACGAGACCGGCGGGCGGTACGTCCACCTCGACGTGAGCCGGGAGGAGGACTGGGCGGCGGCCGTCGCGCTCGCCACCGACACGTACGGCCGGCTGGACGGGCTGGTCAACAACGCCGGGATCCTGCGCTTCAACGAGCTGGCCTCGACCCCGCTGGAGGAGTTCCTGCAGGTCGTGCAGGTCAACCAGGTCGGCGCGTTTCTCGGCATGCGCAGCGCGATCCCCGCGCTGGAGGCGGCGGGCGGCGGCACGATCGTGAACACGGCCTCGTATGTCGCGCTCACCGGCATGGCCGGAGTGACCTCGTACGCCGCCTCGAAGGCCGCGATCCTCGGGATGACCCGGGTCGCGGCGATGGAGCTGGCCGGCAAGGGGATCCGGGTCAACGCGATGTGCCCGGGGGCGATCGACACACCGATGTCCAACCCCGGGGAGGGCGTCACGAGCGAGGCGCTGGACGCGCTGTACGGCAAGCTCGTGCCGCTCGCGCGGATCGGCCGCCCGGAGGAGGTGGCGCGCCTCGCGCTCTTCCTGACCAGCGAGGACTCCTCGTACATCACAGGGCAGCCCTTTGTGATCGACGGCGGCTGGCTGGCCGGGGTGTCGCTGTTCTGA
- a CDS encoding LLM class flavin-dependent oxidoreductase — MEFGIFVQGYVPNFRSQVEPDAEHHALMEETEYVIQADKSGFKYAWFSEHHFLDEYSHLSANDVYIGYLTHATERIHLGSGIFNPLPAVNHPVKVAEKVAMLDHLSNRRFEFGTGRGAGSHEILGFMPGVTDMNATKEIWEETIGEFPKMWLQDEYQGFQGKHWSLPPRKVLPKPFGASHPAMWYAAGSPSSYAMAARKGLGVLGFSVQKVSDMEWVVDSYKTAIRDAEPIGGYVNDNVMVTTTAIVAETRKEAVRIAASSNLNYLQSLLFRYHDTFPRPEYIPQWPELLPQYTEELVEMLVDEELIIIGDPDDALAQCKRWEAAGADQLSFGMPVGVPYEDTLRTIRLVGEHVIPKIDTDPVHRTTRFREAAGH, encoded by the coding sequence TTGGAATTCGGCATCTTCGTACAGGGATACGTGCCCAACTTCCGCTCCCAGGTCGAGCCCGACGCGGAGCACCACGCTCTGATGGAGGAGACCGAGTACGTCATCCAGGCGGACAAGTCGGGCTTCAAGTACGCGTGGTTCAGCGAGCACCACTTCCTGGACGAGTACTCGCACCTGTCCGCCAACGACGTCTACATCGGCTACCTCACCCACGCCACCGAGCGCATCCACCTGGGCTCCGGCATCTTCAACCCCCTCCCGGCGGTCAACCACCCGGTGAAGGTCGCCGAGAAGGTCGCCATGCTCGACCATCTCTCCAACCGCCGCTTCGAGTTCGGCACCGGGCGCGGCGCCGGCAGCCACGAGATCCTCGGCTTCATGCCCGGCGTCACGGACATGAACGCCACCAAGGAGATCTGGGAGGAGACGATCGGCGAATTCCCCAAGATGTGGCTCCAGGACGAGTACCAGGGCTTCCAGGGCAAGCACTGGTCCCTGCCGCCCCGCAAGGTGCTGCCCAAGCCGTTCGGGGCCTCCCACCCGGCCATGTGGTACGCCGCAGGGTCGCCGTCCTCGTACGCGATGGCCGCCCGCAAGGGGCTGGGCGTGCTGGGCTTCAGCGTGCAGAAGGTCTCCGACATGGAGTGGGTCGTCGACTCCTACAAGACCGCGATCCGCGACGCCGAGCCGATCGGCGGCTATGTCAACGACAACGTCATGGTCACCACGACCGCGATCGTCGCCGAGACCCGCAAGGAAGCGGTGCGCATCGCCGCGTCCAGCAACCTGAACTACCTGCAGTCGCTGCTCTTCCGCTACCACGACACCTTCCCGCGCCCGGAGTACATCCCGCAGTGGCCCGAGCTGCTCCCGCAGTACACGGAGGAGCTGGTCGAGATGCTGGTCGACGAGGAACTGATCATCATCGGCGACCCCGACGACGCGCTGGCGCAGTGCAAGCGCTGGGAGGCGGCGGGCGCGGACCAGCTGTCCTTCGGAATGCCGGTCGGAGTTCCGTACGAGGACACGCTGCGGACGATCCGGCTGGTCGGCGAACACGTCATCCCGAAGATCGACACGGACCCGGTGCACCGGACGACCCGCTTCCGTGAGGCCGCCGGTCACTGA
- a CDS encoding N-acyl-D-amino-acid deacylase family protein, translating to MLDHLIRGATVVDGTGAPARTADVGIRDGRIAVIAEPGSTTESTRSSEDATGLVLTPGFVDPHTHYDAQLFWDPFATPSMNHGVTTVAGGNCGFTLAPLKPEDADYTRRMMSKVEGMSLAALEDGVDWSWRSFGEYLDALEGRIAVNAGFMVGHCALRRHVMGPDAVGGQPSPAQLEEMLRLFHASMEAGGWGLSTTQSSTHSDGDGKPVASRHAGPAELLALSRAVGEHEGTQIEAIVAGCLDQFSDDEIDLFVNMSATAGRPLNWNVLTIDASVPQRVPRQLLASERARKAGGRIVALTMPILTPMNMSLGTFCALNLIPGWGEILSLPVPERIARLRDPAVRAEMLRRADSPEAGVFRRLADFGRYVIGDTYTEANAGVSGRVVRDIAAERGQEPFETLVEICANDDLRTVLWPMPTDNDPDSWELRRRTWEHEDVMLGGSDAGAHLDRMCGAPYTTRFLGDCLRRRKLLPLERAVRMLTDDPARLFGLRGRGRIAQGYHADLVLFDPERIDAGVATLVHDLPGDSPRLDSRAQGVRSVRVNGVETIRDDEITGAIPGSVLRSGRDTRTVSTA from the coding sequence ATGCTCGACCACCTGATACGCGGCGCGACCGTCGTGGACGGCACCGGCGCCCCCGCCCGTACCGCCGACGTCGGCATCCGGGACGGCCGGATCGCCGTGATCGCGGAGCCCGGGAGCACGACGGAATCCACCCGGAGCTCCGAGGACGCGACCGGGCTCGTCCTCACCCCCGGCTTCGTGGACCCGCACACGCACTACGACGCGCAGCTGTTCTGGGACCCGTTCGCGACGCCGTCGATGAACCACGGAGTGACGACGGTGGCGGGCGGCAACTGCGGCTTCACCCTGGCCCCCCTGAAGCCGGAGGACGCGGACTACACGCGCCGCATGATGTCCAAGGTCGAGGGGATGTCCCTGGCCGCCCTCGAAGACGGCGTCGACTGGTCGTGGCGGTCCTTCGGGGAGTACCTCGACGCGCTGGAGGGCCGGATCGCGGTCAACGCGGGCTTCATGGTGGGCCACTGCGCTCTGCGCAGGCACGTCATGGGGCCGGACGCGGTCGGCGGGCAGCCGAGCCCCGCCCAGCTGGAGGAGATGCTGCGGCTGTTCCACGCCTCGATGGAGGCCGGCGGCTGGGGCCTGTCGACCACGCAGTCCTCCACCCACTCCGACGGCGACGGAAAACCCGTCGCCTCCCGCCATGCCGGCCCGGCCGAACTGCTGGCGCTGTCAAGGGCCGTCGGCGAGCACGAGGGCACACAGATCGAGGCCATCGTGGCGGGCTGCCTGGACCAGTTCTCCGACGACGAGATCGACCTGTTCGTGAACATGTCGGCGACGGCCGGCCGGCCGCTCAACTGGAACGTCCTCACCATCGACGCGTCCGTCCCGCAGCGCGTCCCGCGCCAGCTGCTCGCCTCCGAGCGGGCCCGCAAGGCAGGCGGCCGGATCGTGGCGCTGACGATGCCGATCCTGACCCCCATGAACATGTCGCTGGGCACCTTCTGCGCCCTGAACCTCATTCCCGGCTGGGGCGAGATCCTCTCCCTCCCGGTGCCCGAGCGCATCGCCAGGCTGCGCGACCCGGCGGTGCGCGCCGAGATGCTGCGCCGGGCGGACAGCCCGGAAGCGGGCGTCTTCCGGCGGCTGGCGGACTTCGGGCGGTATGTCATCGGGGACACGTATACGGAGGCGAACGCGGGCGTCAGCGGCCGCGTCGTACGGGACATCGCGGCCGAGCGCGGCCAGGAGCCCTTCGAGACGCTGGTGGAGATCTGCGCCAACGACGACCTGCGCACCGTCCTGTGGCCGATGCCGACCGACAACGACCCCGACAGCTGGGAGCTGCGCCGCCGGACCTGGGAGCACGAGGACGTGATGCTGGGCGGCTCGGACGCGGGCGCCCACCTGGACCGGATGTGCGGGGCGCCCTACACGACCCGCTTCCTGGGGGACTGCCTGCGCAGGCGCAAGCTCCTCCCGCTGGAACGCGCCGTGCGCATGCTGACCGACGACCCGGCGCGCCTGTTCGGCCTGCGCGGGCGCGGCCGGATCGCCCAGGGCTACCACGCCGACCTGGTGCTCTTCGACCCTGAGCGGATCGACGCGGGCGTGGCGACCCTCGTGCACGATCTGCCGGGGGACAGCCCGCGCCTGGACTCGCGCGCGCAGGGCGTGCGCAGCGTGCGCGTGAACGGGGTCGAGACGATCAGGGACGACGAGATCACCGGGGCGATCCCCGGCAGCGTACTGAGGTCCGGCCGGGACACCCGGACGGTGAGCACGGCCTGA
- a CDS encoding sensor histidine kinase, with product MARPGPVRSRRAKPATPPEATAVLAAALRRVRALRRRPLPGWRTVRGRVAVVLTVPTCLLLAMVGLAVEGRIESYDDARKTRSEVDLSLRVQNLVHELQRERGLTNGYLSGGEEYAAQLRAQRKKVDTALYGLRNEPAVVHSVQDKLDRLTPVRADVDINVADPTKTLDFYTAAITTLNAEDPASDNDARGDRELRDGLAAMQALAAAKESLALERGSLNGVFVAGSFTRTEFLDFTEVRAARLAALDRFKQVATAGQRAALTNAFSSVAAHSAQSYEELASRGVDGSPLHIDAEAWWDDMTTLVDALYAVQQEVGADLRTRTSQLSDAATTRLLEYLGAGLLALVLVTAAWWLASRSITRPLDALVRDADEVARQRLPEAVRRIQEDGKLPAEADGDDEDDAETPAAKVTRGAEEVTKVAEALRGVERTAVGLAAEQAVLRRNTTESLANLGRRNQGLIRRQLGLITRLENQELDPDALAELFELDHLATRMRRNAESLLVLVGQHTPRSSNGTANGLELVQSAIAEVEQYRRVMVATVEPCALRGHAVADLAHLLAEIVENALTFSPPTEPVEVHGWADGDEYCIAVVDHGVGMPAADLDRSNARLAGDDAFLVAPTRFLGHYVVGRLARRLDVEVRLFDTPGGGVSALVTIPARLLAPVTAPPEGPAAARKPPRTPENVSSMLNGFRAGVARAESR from the coding sequence GTGGCGCGTCCCGGACCTGTGCGCTCCCGGCGCGCGAAACCGGCTACCCCTCCCGAGGCGACGGCAGTCCTCGCCGCCGCACTGAGACGCGTACGCGCCCTGCGCAGGCGCCCCTTGCCGGGCTGGCGCACCGTCCGGGGCCGGGTCGCCGTGGTGCTTACGGTGCCGACGTGTCTGCTGCTGGCGATGGTCGGCCTGGCCGTAGAGGGCCGTATCGAGAGCTACGACGACGCGCGCAAGACGAGATCCGAGGTCGACCTCTCCCTGCGCGTGCAGAATCTGGTCCACGAGCTGCAGCGCGAGCGCGGTCTGACCAACGGCTACCTCAGCGGTGGCGAGGAGTACGCCGCGCAGCTGCGCGCGCAGCGCAAGAAGGTCGACACCGCGCTGTACGGCCTGCGCAACGAGCCCGCCGTGGTCCACTCCGTGCAGGACAAGCTCGACCGCCTCACCCCGGTGCGCGCCGACGTCGACATCAACGTCGCCGACCCCACCAAAACGCTGGACTTCTACACCGCCGCCATCACCACCCTCAACGCCGAGGACCCGGCCTCCGACAACGACGCCCGCGGCGACCGTGAGCTGCGCGACGGCCTCGCCGCGATGCAGGCCCTGGCAGCGGCGAAGGAGTCCCTCGCCCTGGAGCGCGGCTCGCTGAACGGCGTGTTCGTCGCCGGGTCCTTCACCCGCACCGAGTTCCTGGACTTCACCGAGGTGCGGGCCGCCCGGCTCGCGGCTCTCGACCGCTTCAAGCAGGTCGCGACCGCCGGGCAGCGCGCGGCCCTCACCAACGCCTTCAGCTCGGTGGCGGCCCACAGCGCCCAGTCGTACGAGGAACTGGCCTCGCGCGGGGTCGACGGCTCGCCCCTGCACATCGACGCCGAGGCGTGGTGGGACGACATGACCACGCTCGTCGACGCGCTGTACGCGGTGCAGCAGGAGGTCGGGGCGGACCTGCGCACGCGCACCTCGCAGCTCAGCGACGCGGCCACCACCAGGCTCCTCGAATACCTCGGCGCCGGCCTGCTCGCCCTCGTCCTGGTCACCGCCGCCTGGTGGCTGGCCTCCCGCTCCATCACCCGCCCCCTGGACGCACTCGTCCGCGACGCCGACGAGGTCGCGCGGCAGCGGCTGCCGGAGGCCGTACGGCGGATCCAGGAGGACGGCAAGCTGCCGGCCGAGGCGGACGGGGATGACGAGGATGACGCGGAAACGCCGGCCGCGAAGGTGACGCGCGGCGCCGAGGAGGTCACCAAGGTCGCCGAGGCCCTGCGCGGCGTCGAGCGCACCGCCGTCGGGCTCGCCGCCGAACAGGCCGTCCTGCGCCGCAACACCACCGAGTCCCTGGCCAACCTGGGCCGCCGCAACCAGGGCCTCATCCGCCGCCAGCTCGGCCTCATCACCCGCCTGGAGAACCAGGAGCTGGACCCCGACGCGCTGGCCGAGCTCTTCGAACTCGACCACCTCGCCACGCGCATGCGGCGTAACGCCGAGAGCCTGCTCGTCCTCGTCGGCCAGCACACGCCGCGCTCCTCCAACGGCACCGCGAACGGGCTCGAACTCGTACAGTCCGCGATCGCCGAGGTCGAGCAGTACCGGCGGGTCATGGTCGCCACCGTCGAGCCGTGCGCCCTGCGCGGGCACGCCGTCGCCGACCTGGCCCATCTGCTCGCCGAGATCGTCGAGAACGCGCTCACCTTCTCGCCCCCGACCGAGCCCGTCGAGGTCCACGGCTGGGCCGACGGCGACGAGTACTGCATAGCCGTGGTCGACCACGGCGTCGGGATGCCCGCCGCCGACCTCGACCGCTCCAACGCCCGCCTCGCCGGGGACGACGCGTTCCTCGTCGCCCCGACCCGCTTCCTCGGCCACTATGTCGTCGGCCGCCTCGCCCGCCGCCTCGACGTCGAGGTCCGGCTCTTCGACACCCCCGGCGGCGGCGTCTCCGCCCTCGTCACGATCCCGGCCCGGCTGCTGGCCCCGGTGACCGCCCCGCCGGAGGGACCGGCGGCGGCCCGCAAGCCCCCGCGTACCCCCGAGAACGTCTCCAGCATGCTCAACGGCTTCCGAGCAGGCGTCGCCCGCGCCGAGTCCAGATAG
- a CDS encoding roadblock/LC7 domain-containing protein translates to MTTALQSFGWLVSEFVRTADGVTDAVAVSSDGLLMAASDGLGRDRADHLAAVVSGITSLAQNASGTHGFRGMKLVMIEMHGGFMMVGRIRDGSCLGVLASEGCDVGLVGYEMAVLADRAGELLTPQLVGELRQAPLAVG, encoded by the coding sequence ATGACCACCGCACTCCAGAGCTTCGGCTGGCTCGTCTCCGAGTTCGTCCGCACCGCCGACGGTGTCACCGACGCCGTCGCCGTCTCCTCCGACGGCCTGCTCATGGCCGCCTCCGACGGCCTCGGCCGCGACCGCGCCGACCACCTCGCCGCCGTGGTCTCCGGCATCACCTCCCTGGCCCAGAACGCCTCCGGCACCCACGGCTTCCGCGGCATGAAGCTCGTCATGATCGAGATGCACGGCGGCTTCATGATGGTCGGCCGCATCCGCGACGGCTCCTGCCTCGGCGTCCTCGCCTCCGAAGGCTGCGACGTCGGCCTCGTCGGCTACGAGATGGCCGTCCTCGCCGACCGCGCCGGCGAACTCCTCACCCCGCAGCTCGTCGGCGAACTGCGCCAGGCCCCGCTGGCGGTCGGCTGA
- a CDS encoding bifunctional FO biosynthesis protein CofGH: MTQSEPRPEAQNTPPTANGMRRALKRARDGVALDVTEAGILLQARGSDLADLMAGAARIRDAGLESAGRPGVITYSKSVFIPLTRLCRDKCHYCTFVTVPGKLRRAGHGMFMSPDEVLAIARRGAELGCKEALITLGDKPEDRWPEAREWLEAEGYDDTIAYVRAISIRILEETGLLPHLNPGVMSWTDFQRLKPVAPSMGMMLETTATRLWSEPGGPHFGSPDKEPAVRLRVLEDAGRSNVPFTSGLLIGIGETYEERAESLFALRRVSRSYHGIQELIIQNFRAKPDTAMRGMPDADLDDLLATVAVARHIMGPSACLQAPPNLVDAEYAKLIGAGIDDWGGVSPLTPDHVNPERPWPHIDELAEHSAAAGFTLRERLAIYPEFVQRGEPWLDPRLLPHVRALADPDSGLALEDVKPRGLPWQEPEEAFTSSGRTDLHATIDTTGRTADRRDDFEAVYGDWEALREQAAPGMVPDRVEADVKAALRVAADDPTKLTDAEALALFHADGPALDALCRIADDVRKDVVGDEVTYIVTRNINFTNVCYTGCRFCAFAQRRTDADAYTLSLSQVADRAEQAWEVGATEVCMQGGIHPDLPGTAYFDIARAVKERVPGMHVHAFSPMEVANGSTRTGMSIRDWLSAAKEAGLDSIPGTAAEILDDEVRWVLTKGKLPTATWVEVVKTAHELGIRSSSTMMYGHVDQPHHWLGHLRLLAQIQQETGGFTEFVTLPFIHTNAPVYLAGIARPGPTPRDNRAVTAMARLLLHPHIPNIQTSWVKLGADGAAEMLRSGANDLGGTLMEETISRMAGSSYGSYKSIQGLVDIADLAGRPTRQRTTTYGEVTEERKRAGLASDGHLPELLPVLDS; the protein is encoded by the coding sequence ATGACGCAAAGCGAGCCACGCCCGGAGGCGCAGAACACGCCGCCCACCGCCAACGGCATGCGCCGCGCGCTGAAGCGTGCCCGCGACGGCGTCGCGCTGGACGTGACGGAAGCCGGGATCCTGCTCCAGGCGCGCGGCAGCGACCTCGCGGACCTGATGGCGGGCGCCGCCCGCATCCGGGACGCGGGGCTGGAGAGCGCCGGCCGCCCGGGTGTGATCACTTACTCGAAGAGCGTGTTCATCCCGCTCACGCGGCTGTGCCGCGACAAGTGCCACTACTGCACCTTCGTCACCGTCCCGGGGAAGCTCCGCCGCGCGGGCCACGGCATGTTCATGTCCCCGGACGAGGTCCTGGCCATCGCCCGCCGGGGCGCCGAACTGGGCTGCAAGGAAGCCCTGATCACGCTCGGCGACAAGCCGGAGGACCGCTGGCCGGAGGCCCGGGAGTGGCTGGAGGCCGAGGGGTACGACGACACGATCGCGTACGTACGGGCCATCTCGATCCGGATCCTGGAGGAGACGGGGCTGCTCCCGCACCTCAACCCCGGCGTGATGAGCTGGACGGACTTCCAGCGCCTCAAGCCCGTCGCACCCTCCATGGGCATGATGCTGGAGACCACGGCGACCAGGCTGTGGAGCGAGCCCGGCGGCCCGCACTTCGGTTCGCCGGACAAGGAGCCGGCCGTACGCCTGCGCGTGCTGGAGGACGCGGGGCGCAGCAATGTGCCGTTCACCAGCGGGCTGCTTATAGGGATCGGGGAGACGTACGAGGAGCGGGCGGAGTCGCTGTTCGCGCTGCGCCGTGTCTCACGCTCGTACCACGGCATCCAGGAGCTGATCATCCAGAACTTCCGCGCCAAGCCGGACACGGCGATGCGCGGGATGCCGGACGCGGACCTGGACGACCTGCTCGCCACGGTCGCGGTGGCCCGGCACATCATGGGCCCGTCGGCCTGCCTGCAGGCGCCGCCGAACCTGGTGGACGCGGAGTACGCGAAGCTCATCGGGGCCGGGATCGACGACTGGGGCGGCGTCTCGCCGCTCACGCCGGACCATGTCAACCCGGAGCGGCCCTGGCCGCACATCGACGAGCTGGCCGAGCACTCGGCGGCGGCCGGCTTCACCCTGCGCGAACGCCTAGCGATCTACCCGGAGTTCGTCCAGCGCGGCGAGCCGTGGCTCGACCCCCGGCTGCTGCCGCACGTACGGGCCCTGGCGGACCCCGACAGCGGGCTCGCGCTGGAGGACGTCAAGCCGCGGGGCCTGCCGTGGCAGGAACCCGAGGAGGCCTTCACCTCCTCCGGGCGCACCGACCTGCACGCGACCATCGACACCACCGGCCGCACCGCCGACCGCCGCGACGACTTCGAGGCGGTCTACGGGGACTGGGAGGCCCTGCGCGAGCAGGCCGCCCCGGGCATGGTTCCGGACCGGGTGGAGGCCGATGTCAAAGCCGCCCTGCGCGTGGCGGCCGACGACCCGACGAAGCTCACGGACGCCGAGGCGCTCGCGCTGTTCCACGCGGACGGCCCGGCGCTGGACGCGCTCTGCCGGATCGCGGACGACGTGCGCAAGGACGTGGTCGGCGACGAGGTGACGTACATCGTCACGCGCAACATCAACTTCACCAACGTCTGTTACACCGGCTGCCGCTTCTGCGCCTTCGCGCAGCGCCGCACCGACGCCGACGCCTACACCCTGTCCCTGTCCCAGGTCGCCGACCGTGCCGAGCAGGCCTGGGAGGTCGGGGCCACCGAGGTGTGCATGCAGGGCGGCATCCACCCGGACCTGCCGGGAACGGCGTATTTCGACATCGCGCGTGCCGTGAAGGAGCGCGTGCCCGGCATGCACGTGCACGCCTTCTCCCCGATGGAGGTCGCCAACGGCTCCACGCGCACCGGCATGTCCATCCGGGACTGGCTGTCGGCCGCCAAGGAGGCGGGCCTGGACTCCATCCCCGGCACGGCGGCCGAGATCCTCGACGACGAGGTGCGCTGGGTCCTCACCAAGGGCAAGCTGCCGACCGCCACCTGGGTCGAGGTGGTCAAGACCGCCCATGAGCTGGGCATCCGCTCCTCCTCCACGATGATGTACGGCCATGTGGACCAGCCCCACCACTGGCTGGGCCACCTGCGCCTGCTGGCGCAGATCCAGCAGGAGACCGGTGGATTCACGGAGTTCGTGACTCTCCCCTTCATCCACACAAACGCGCCCGTCTACCTGGCCGGCATCGCCCGCCCCGGCCCGACCCCGCGCGACAACCGGGCCGTCACCGCGATGGCCCGCCTCCTCCTCCACCCGCACATCCCCAACATCCAGACCAGCTGGGTCAAGCTCGGCGCGGACGGCGCCGCCGAGATGCTGCGCTCCGGGGCCAATGACCTGGGCGGCACGCTGATGGAGGAGACCATCTCGCGGATGGCGGGGTCGAGTTACGGCTCGTACAAGTCCATCCAGGGCCTGGTCGACATCGCGGACCTGGCGGGGCGCCCGACCCGGCAGCGTACGACCACCTATGGAGAAGTCACGGAGGAAAGGAAAAGGGCCGGTCTGGCCTCGGACGGCCACCTGCCGGAGCTCCTGCCGGTGCTCGACAGCTGA
- a CDS encoding ADP-ribosylglycohydrolase family protein: MTTVWGRAQQQDFRSRVRGCLLGGAIGDALGAGVEFDSLEAIRQAHGQDGVTDYVVAFGRRGAITDDTQMTLFTAEGLIRAQVRRDSGAWHPPTDIHRAYLRWAATQHDWGPDERRKDTGWLAREEWLYSRRAPGRACLGGLGDDVMGTLAKPKNPESKGCGTVMRSAPFGLLVGWEPQLVFQLAIECAAQTHGHPTGTLAAGAFAVIVHGLTRGEGLDAAVQRALGSLSAYPGHEETTDALQRALGAVRQGLPTATRVESLGEGWTAEEALAIGVYCALVAEDVHHGLLLAVNHSGDSDSTGSICGNLLGAQHGETALPPAWVAEVEGRGTILQLADDFAMEMTQAPALHSPNGASPVWLDRYPSA, from the coding sequence ATGACCACCGTGTGGGGACGGGCGCAGCAACAGGATTTCCGCAGCCGTGTCCGTGGCTGTCTGCTGGGCGGGGCGATCGGCGACGCGCTGGGCGCGGGCGTCGAATTCGACTCGCTGGAGGCGATCCGTCAGGCCCACGGCCAGGACGGGGTCACCGACTACGTGGTCGCCTTCGGGCGGCGCGGCGCGATCACCGACGACACGCAGATGACGCTCTTCACCGCCGAGGGGCTGATACGCGCCCAGGTACGCCGCGACAGCGGCGCCTGGCACCCGCCCACCGACATCCACCGCGCCTATCTGCGCTGGGCCGCCACCCAGCACGACTGGGGCCCCGACGAGCGCCGCAAGGACACCGGCTGGCTGGCCCGCGAGGAGTGGCTCTACTCCCGCCGCGCCCCCGGCCGCGCGTGCCTCGGCGGCCTCGGCGACGACGTCATGGGCACCCTCGCCAAGCCCAAGAACCCCGAGTCCAAGGGCTGCGGAACCGTCATGCGCAGCGCGCCCTTCGGTCTCCTCGTCGGCTGGGAGCCGCAGCTCGTCTTCCAGCTCGCCATCGAGTGCGCCGCCCAGACCCACGGCCACCCCACCGGCACCCTCGCCGCCGGTGCCTTCGCCGTCATCGTGCACGGCCTCACCCGTGGCGAAGGCCTCGACGCCGCCGTCCAGCGGGCCCTGGGCTCCCTCTCCGCCTACCCCGGCCACGAGGAGACCACCGACGCCCTCCAGAGGGCCCTGGGGGCCGTACGCCAGGGCCTGCCGACAGCGACCCGGGTCGAGTCCCTCGGGGAGGGCTGGACCGCCGAGGAGGCCCTCGCCATCGGCGTCTACTGCGCCCTCGTCGCCGAGGACGTACACCACGGGCTGCTGCTGGCCGTCAACCACTCCGGCGACAGCGACTCCACCGGCTCCATCTGCGGCAACCTCCTCGGCGCCCAGCACGGCGAAACCGCCCTGCCTCCCGCCTGGGTCGCCGAGGTCGAGGGGCGCGGCACCATCCTCCAGCTCGCGGACGACTTCGCCATGGAGATGACCCAGGCCCCCGCCCTGCACAGCCCCAACGGCGCCTCGCCGGTGTGGCTGGACCGCTACCCGAGCGCGTAG
- a CDS encoding MerR family transcriptional regulator — protein MRIGELAERAGTTTRALRYYESRGLLRARRTGNGYRAYDEADLALLRQIQLLRDFGFDLEETRPFVDCLRAGHPEGDSCAASIEVYRRKLTELDDCIARLTEVRDGIESRLAKAEPRCEFTCDSDSDSDSDSHGDGSTR, from the coding sequence ATGCGGATCGGAGAACTGGCCGAGCGGGCGGGAACCACGACACGCGCACTGCGCTATTACGAGTCGCGGGGCCTCCTGCGCGCGCGGCGCACGGGCAACGGCTACCGGGCCTACGACGAAGCCGATCTGGCGCTCCTGCGCCAGATCCAGCTCCTGCGGGACTTCGGCTTCGACCTGGAGGAGACCAGGCCCTTCGTGGACTGCCTGCGCGCGGGCCACCCCGAGGGCGACTCCTGCGCGGCCTCGATCGAGGTCTACCGGCGCAAGCTCACCGAGCTCGACGACTGCATCGCCCGGCTCACGGAGGTCCGGGACGGGATCGAGTCCCGGCTGGCGAAGGCCGAGCCGCGCTGCGAGTTCACATGCGACAGCGACAGCGACAGTGACAGCGATAGCCACGGTGATGGGAGTACGCGATGA
- the trxA gene encoding thioredoxin gives MKTVTDETFAEEVLKAGLPVLVEFTADWCGPCRQIEPVLREVAQEEAGRLKVVQLDVDTNPGTQSAYNVLSMPTLMVFRDGEPVKSMVGARPKRRLMQELAEVL, from the coding sequence ATGAAGACGGTGACCGACGAGACCTTCGCCGAGGAGGTCCTCAAGGCCGGCCTGCCGGTCCTGGTGGAGTTCACGGCCGACTGGTGCGGGCCCTGCCGCCAGATCGAGCCCGTGCTGAGGGAAGTGGCCCAGGAGGAGGCGGGCCGCCTCAAGGTGGTCCAGCTCGACGTGGACACCAACCCCGGGACGCAGTCCGCGTACAACGTGCTCTCGATGCCGACGCTGATGGTGTTCCGCGACGGCGAGCCCGTGAAGTCCATGGTGGGCGCCCGCCCGAAGCGGCGGCTGATGCAGGAGCTGGCCGAGGTGCTCTAG